Part of the Zonotrichia albicollis isolate bZonAlb1 unplaced genomic scaffold, bZonAlb1.hap1 Scaffold_254, whole genome shotgun sequence genome is shown below.
CCCCAttcatctgcccctgaaacaccaCCGGTGTTcggtgctttccttcctatggaaaagaaccatccttctcctccagtgTCCATgtctgaaattgggattccacctcTGAAATTCTGTATATTCAAGGGTTGCTCCCAGGAAAAATCTGCCTGTACCGTCAAggctggctggccttggcctctgatgGGTGCCCCTGCAACATTGGGGCTGggttctttccttcccatggagatccctgggacactgtggggacctcatggaaccaaggggatcattgtggcaccactggagcccatggaaccaaggggccatggtgacacagaggggctcCATGGACCCAGAAACCATTATGACTGTgtggggcctgatggaaccatggagaccattgtgacccttcAGGGTCTCGTGTCACCAAGCGGGCATTATGACACCTCAGGATGTCATGGACACAAGggaccattgggacactgtggggccccatggatcccatggaacatggaacagctttggctggcttggcctcccagAGGCCACCTGACAGCTCTGGCTGATCTTGGGAAGTCAAGGGCTGCCTCTTAtcagctcctggagcactgggaatctgtgctttccttgaTATGGAAAGGAACTGTCTGAGTTTTCAGATAGTCATTCCTGAAATTGGTACTCTCCCTAAAAAAATTCCTATTTGCAAAAGCATCTCACAAAATAaaacctgccagccctggctgtccttggcctctggtggtcaCCACTCATCTGCCCCAAAACACTGTGGCCTCTGTTCCTtcattcctatggaaaagaaccagcCTTCTTGTCCAGGGACCATGGTCAAAATTAGAATTTTGCCTCCCAAATTCTgtatatccaaggattgctcgCAGACAAAAGTAGCCAGGACAGAGAGGTCAGGCTGGCCCTGTCCTCTGGTGATTTTCTTAGACAATGagctgaatgttttcatttggaaaCACCTTGGAGAGGGCCCAGAGATGTCCCAAGGAGGGATTTGGAGGCCTTGGGCACATGAGCACTGTATAGGGACAaaagagctctgtgctcagtggggtggagactgaggacagtggagcagagccaggagagtGTTTAAAGAGCAATTTCAGGGATGGTGGATCCTTTTGGCATAGTGGAAAACAGCCAGAGCAAGAAAGAATGAATggcaagggcagctggggaggcccagactggcaccaggagaaaggaatttccctggcagggcagggctgtggtgctgcatgtccccagcaggagcctggagcagcccaaggctttgtgtgggcaggcagaggcaggcaggaggcagagctgtcagcaaaggaagggcccaggcaggtggggcagccgggggatgccgacagcctgcagggacagaggcgcagggcagggacaccgtgggacagcctgggctgcacagggcacagggatgggcagcagctgcaagacagccctgccagagccaacctgggcagcactttggccatggctgctgggcctgggcctgacgCCATGAGGGAaaaagtgacccttgcagggctggggcctcattgcctccttgtccctgctcagcagcctggcagggaccgccccatgctcctgcccttgccattgcacatccccacatgccagtgcccatcccgggaagagccctgagcaaggagggagggacaggatctgcctggccaggggctggggctcaggccttggccctttgcattcctgaaacacatccagctttgctcagcaccagagacacctttcccttgcttgtccccagctgtcatcactgcctccagtgttctgctctaactggaacttggggacactttctcagttgtgtccctgACAGAAATCTCTTCAAAtacaagaaacttcagtgtttcaatGTAACTGAGTTCTTTAGTGTTCTATGagatcacagagctggctgtgatgtcacagaggagGGTGTAATGCCATAGAGCAGAGTATGCCATCATAGAGTGTGGCTCTCTGGAATCAGAGAGTGGGTTGTAACATCACCaggtggctgtgtaacatcatagggcaggctgtgacatcacagaacatactgtgacatcacagggtaAATTTGTGACATAGCAGTCTTCTGTGACATTACAGCACTGTtgtatgacatcacagggtGACATCATAGagttggctctgtgacatcacatggGTTTTGTGTCATCTCAGGAggctttgtgacatcacaggggcagtgtgacatcacagagatgtCCATGTGACATCAAGGTGGGCGTTGTGATATCACAGGGGTAATATGGTATCACAGAGATAGCTATGTGACATTCCAGGAGgctgtgtgatgtcacagtTGGTTGTATGACATCCTATGGGCTGTATGACATCCcaggggcagtgtgacatcacaggggtcAGTGTGACATCACGGATGGCTgagtgaggtcactggggaggtcactctgccccagctcccctcacagttccccccagagcagtccaaccctgcttgTGCACAGCGGGGTCCTCTGCACCctcggccccgcagcctcccccagatgATGTTCCACGAGagcgaccccagagcctgacacaggGCCGGGGGGCCGGGggcctgggggtggcacagggggacagggaccccctggcagtgtccctgtgtcccccagggccagagcctgtgtccagttttcggctgtttgaggggcctggaagggcccggagtggccttggggcagcccgcgtatcaaaggatgagaagaggcttcagttcttctctcggtctttatgtttattaattgtttatctaaaagattttctttcggcccgacagaggtctgctcagcagccagccatgagcacactgttctgccctccggacagtcacctatctttatacccatagttacgtgtacaatatttatcatttttccccaataccatttattcttattgtccggtgcactttcagtaatgaccaatccgaaagtgccaccatcaccacagaagatggaggagaagaagaagaagaagaagaaggacaggacacgccccaattcctccatcttacttctctaaacccccctgtacagcaatcttaaaccctgtgtctcaccctctaattaactaatcccttcaccattcaccccggtgaaatcctcctatcctcatacaggtgtcgtctcctgtgtaggatcaaagtccagccaccagacacttctggcaacattccaggactcccgagccccccaagggtggtctcggtggctcggcacctcagtcctgaggtgctgagatcccacaagcctgggccagggctccttcaccctgttaccAATGAGAgcttgagagcgctgaaaaaatccccagcaagggagcagcaaaaaccagatttaatattaaggggcagctgcacaaagttccttggaaagattcactctgctcctgactgggcacttcaggcacaccaggaaaacaaagcagcaacaaaacaaaacaaagtccaggcaatcaaaccagaaatgaaccAAGAATTGGGACGTttattcctatggaaaagaattgTCGTTCTTGTCCAGgtacccatggccagaattgggatttcacctccaacattcccaacattccctcttgtgacagactggaggagattgttggctggAAACATTCTGTGTgtggggggaggaaggggcaggtccagccttgccctgccctggaaccccagccctgccctgccctggaaccccaattcCCCCAGagcctccatcccagcccagcagtggctgccagtccctggcacagcacaggcaatgccccacagccacctctgcagccccagcccagctcctgagggaccaaatgagcccaagtttCACCTCGGGGAGGGATCCAGGAAGATCAAGAGGTTTttaaggctgaccacaaggcaagcacacatcttgaccctacctcctcaTGGAATTTCCATTTGAacagtgctggaatccaggagttggtagcttTGTGTGTGCTCCTCTGTATCTTTTTTGCCCTgctctctttctgtgtcttcttcttcAGTTTCTGTGCTCCTTCAAATTTTGATCAATATTAAATTGAACAGGCTTAGAATTTGTGAAGTTGTATGGGCAAAGTCAATGCTTTGAGGAgtgttttttgttgattgaatgtctGTTGTATTTTGACAtgagaagtatttttaaaagtaatacaAACCTTTTTGTGTAACTGACAATCTGTTAAACCACTGAGATACTGAACACGCCTCTgtgaaaagatgaaaaaactcaggaacctcctctttcttttccagtcaacAAAGAAGCAGCGGGCTCTGGCCCTGGCCCTGATctcaaccaaacccaacccaacccaacccaacccaacccaacccaaccaaaccaaaccaaaccaaaccaaaccaaaccaaaccgaACCAAGCAACCCTGCCGTGGGCCGAGCCCCTTCCCCCATCCGCAGGACACCTCCCCCATCAGCCCCCAttctaaccaaaccaaaccccaacaactcCCAAACAGGACAACAAAAGAGGctacaaaaccccaaccagaacAAAGCTGGCCAAAGCAATTAAAATCTTACCATCAAGTCCCCTCCCCCAACACAATTAAAACTAAAAACTCCTACAACCTACAACCCATACAAAATAACTCTACAACTAAtattaaacacaataaaaagcCCCAAAGCAGTCATAAAAGCAATCCTAATACAACTCAACCACAGCTTCCCCCACAAGTTATCAGCGGATGAGGTGTAAATCCTTTCAATACTTCAATCCTCCctcaactaaaaaaaaaaaaatagatatatatataaaaaaacccataaaaccaTAAAATTCAGTAAAAAGTTAAATCCCTCTTCcaataaggaagaaaaaatacctTAATCTTAAAACTAAAATCTTCTTATAAACTATATAGAAAAAACTTTTTCTTTATAAcacataaaactataaaaaaattcaaattaatcaaaatatttcaaattaatcaaagaaaaacctgcatgataaataaataaatgctaaaataactgtaattttaCAAAAAGTttaaacagggggaaaaaactgTAATCCAGTATCCCCAAGAGAAGATCTCTATTGTCAGAgataaaaataactttaaaagaaaagaataaaatcttTTAGCTTtaaacagctcatctttaaaacgATACCCCTTAAGTTGACATGACCCATCAACAAACTGTAAAAAAGCCtgtagcaataaaaaaaatcacaataacAAAGATCCCCAGACAACTGTTATCCATGACAAAACTAAGAACAAAAAACAACATATTTTTACCTCttgtaaaaaaatctccataaccttaacaagaaaaacttctcCCCACAGTAAACTAAAAAAGTTGATTCTAGAAATAGTGAACTGACTAGAAATGTTTAGTttagtttctttacattttcagtaaaataaaaaagatgtaaagaaaaaaaaagtattcgaaaaaatttattttaattcttactaccttttatttaattttacttttaataaatttttatttatacccttttaaaattttaagcctACTGTACCTTTCTTttaatcctatctcacaacaagataaatacataaataattaacCAGCACTAAAACCCAACATACTCATCAGTGCATTAATTAAGAAATCTCAAGATTAGAAAGATTATaattaacaaaccaaaaccactacagtgTCATAAGAAACGTTTTGCCAAAGTTTATCTGAATTTCCAAAGTTGCCAATAAaggctgttttgttgttttgagttCCTGAGAATCTCCAGTTCGTATATCTCTAGGGATTCCAACTCACAGTACACAAACAATTGTAGTTCtatttaaatgtctccttgagagaatTGTTTGGCGTTTAggggtcagggcttgtgtgtcctgcttggcccagcccaggcagggctttcccagccacattccacactccattgcccagctggagcccctggtgcctctgagttgtgctgccccagccccagggacgctctccttgtctgcccattcccccacggtctctgggcagggatggcctcagtgggggctgctgacatcctcagcaccttggaggctgctgctgaattttcctgctccagaggcttgttcagccttgagctcttgagtgcaggaattcagtgtcccagggctcattgaCATTCAGAACACCTAAACAACCAAAGCCTCTGGGAATCATTTGATTTCAGTTTCCTAATCCTTGGTAGTTACTGACAGAGATTTCAAAAGTGTATTCAACTGAATATgttctatttaaaaagacactgagaaaacattttttaggtcctgtttccattttttttcctttgttaatAACAATGTCCAGTTGACAcagaatccaagtacctcctcatgcagtttgaatagatatgaaaataagACACTCCagggctgacaatcaatcagactctgtccctacccccaccccaccatttccgccatccaagccctggcactcagagcagccttgtgcaaatctgagctccctccagcccaggctgcacctgcagctttcagctccttggctccaactcccacctgctttccttggagaaggagctgcccgagacacagagggatgttcatttcttgtcagccaacaaagccaagggaaggcacagctccatcaaacgCAAAAGTCATttctctgctggatattaaatccactttccacagccaacagtctcagagcaatggaaaacaccttctgtgcccagcacagatcccaaggtcccccccaaaccctccctgccccaattctgcccagatttgctttttgcacacacgagtcacaggctgaagtcaggagctccctccatgcccagaaaggggaaaagagagaaaggggatgaagagctctcctgtgcagggccaaggtccaagtgcagcccctgcagtgggaaccacaactcatcaggtttgtgtcctttgggctcagggcctggtgacactcagaggcacagaaaggtttcttgtcAACAAACAGAAgttgaacatttgaacagtttaacaaccatcacagctctttcctcagctctccgtgatgtcccagcagcatctgacatgtccaccatccccaagggatttctgtacCTAAACAGTTTTAGACAAAAACAAGGTAATTCTGTGATGgataaaaacacaattaaaattatattcatTATACATTTATTTGAACTACAGAGATATTGGGCAATTTCCTCCAGCTCAAAGCATGAAGCCAGTCAGTTGAGAGCTacttgaatgaccagagacCATCTAGAGGAGGAAATCAGAGAGCAGTAGAAGTACATAGATCCACCTGCTGTAAAAGAAGAGATgtccttagacatggccatttcaacagaagagctgaaaacaactgaaggaaaagggagaagaaataataaacagaaTATTAGTGACACGAGTAGAAGGAAAGATCAGTATTTCTCCTCCTGCCATCAGTACACCTCCAGGAAATCcctgttcctggtgggaaaactttgccatttcttaaaagtactcaaatgacccagagAATAAAGATTTGCTTGTATAATAAGGAACCAACAGGTACTAAAACCTGTGCCCCTTTCTAGGCAGACATCAGGTGTTTGCCCAtggacaggcagtgccacttgtgccctgaggtgcccagctgggattggatctctcagagagcacctgagggagagcagagcaccttgcaagctgcaggtccctgacagccccgcagggctcctgtcccatcaacatctgctctgctccagcctgaaacaggcccagcatggtgccaggatcatcagagagctgaggtgtgtgctggaattcaatgcccaaccttgctcattctgtgattctctggaaCCAGCCATGGAGCAGTTGCTtgagcctggggacaatggaaTTAAGGGGCCCCTTTGTGACCCTGcgaggccttgtggaaccaaggggccattgtgccactgTGGAAAAAAGGAGACCCTTGGAGGAGCCTGGAgacaatggaatcaaggggccattGCTCCATTCATGGACCATGGGAACCCAGGGAACAATTGTGACACTCAGGTGCCCCATGAAACCAAGGGTCCCTGGTGACACTACAGGATCAGTGCCCCGTGGTGAttggtgacactgcagcaccaaggaatTCCTTGTGACACTCtgagacctcatggaaccaagacgccgctgtgaccctgcagggccttgtgggaccatgcagagcattgtgacagagcaggacatGGTGTcatgatggggccattgtgatactgcagggccccatggaaccaaggggccaatgctgctcctcagggactcctggaatgaaggaaacatgtttgacACCGTGGTGCTCCTTGcgaccaagaggccattgtgacactgtggaaccaaggagagcattgctgcactgccaccccttgtggaaccaaggatccactatgacactgcagggccttgggggacaaagggccattgtgacactgcagggcccaagGAGACAAGGAActttgtgacaccaaggggtcccatggaaccaaagagacattgtgacactgggaggcctcatggaatcatggagatcATTGGGACACTCTAGGGCCATATGGAACCGTGGTGACAGCAAGTTGCCTGGGAGTGTTGacctgctggagggtaggagggctctgcacagggccctggacaggctggatccaagGCCAGAATCCAACAAGCTGAGGTTTAACAActccaagtgctgggtcctgcactttggccacaacaacccctgcagtgctccaggctggggacagagtggctggacagcagccaggcagaaagggacctgcagggtctgatggacagcaggctggacatgaggcagcagtgtgcccaggtgggcaagaaggccaatggctcctggcctggatcaggaatggtgtggccaacaggagaagggcagggattgttcccctgCACTCAAgtactggtgaggccacacctcgagtgctgtgtcaagttctgggcccccagtttaggaaggccatggaggggctggagcgtgtccagagaagggcaacaaggctgcagaggggtctggaacacaagagctgtgaggagaggctgagggagctagGGTTGTTCATCGTGGAGAAGGGGAGTCTCAGgtagacaaggcagtgtcagggcacagattggacttgatgatctccaaggtcttttccaaccttgctgattctgggattttctgaaaccacccttggagcagttgcaggttgagccctgggcctccttttcagaagctccagcagcccaggtccctcagcatctcctgccagccccaaagcccatcctgtcagtcctgcagagcctctgcagctcctcctcattgcccagaacagggagccccagaggcagacacagcagcccagatgtgtccccctggcctggggtgcctcttgcaagggagcagcaccaggcactgcaggagcctgcagacaattcctgcagcacttgtaggatgatcctgctgcccaagggacgttcacatggtgccaagtcaggaactgcaatggggagtggggccagagaggaaagggcaaacagggatgggctgtttgcaggggagagAACAGAGATGGGTTGAGTGcatgggaggggacagggaagggaaatGGGAAGAAATCTGGACCAGGAAAGAGGAGAGAAAGCAAaagtgaagccaaggaaatgtcTGGGGCAgcttgggggtggctgccagactgccctggctctgagcaacagcgtctgcagtgggacaggaaactcccactgatgggaacaaactttctggctgactgcagaggccaggacaaagctgagtggtttccctggtgtcccccagcccttgctggccccaggggctgatggcatttgtgctccctcagcttcatgtccccacaccaacagcatgggggtgctccccctgctgtgtgcaatgcaaacgggggctgctgagccagtgctgccgtgggtgtgcctgcaaggatggggcacctgtgtgagctgggagagaggccagggctgcagaggggggatgttgttggcagctccatgaggacgctctgggacgctgccctgggctgtgcagcgcactggggatggatcagcccctgctctgctgctccttcccatctcccccagagcccttgcagagccccagccatgctgtttgcccccagcctgcccacggtcagcctggggctgctcacggggcttttctgtgctgagcattggcctgggtgtgttcttgagagaacttgggcaaggagcctggagcccccagggcctggcctgaggcgtcagcgctgccccagcagtgcccatggcccgtccctgctgcagccctggcactgccacccccagggctgtgcccggccctgagagcactcaggccctgcagcaacaccagggccagcagggcagcggggcagggccacggcagcagcactggcaacaccaagtgctgctgctgctgctgggcacagctgctggggcagcactgatctgcccccagctctgcacacagacattgctgctgcagctccagagaaggcaacacaagggcatctctgcagaaaacttggCTGGGACatcctttatttcctttaatGTCACCCAGAGCGAaacccctcattgacacagtctgtggccacagggaaggtggagagaaacaaaatgagaaatgacCTCAGTAATGACATTTCTCTGTGGACAATACAGAGGGACTTGAATGCTAGCTTACAAGGAAAGGTGAGTTAATAGATGAAGTaacaatttattattttagtgtCTATCCAtagcaaagaagaaaacaagggGTCAGCATGGGAACAGATTGGAAAAGATACATGTAAATTTTTGTAAGCTGGACTAGCGGCATATGTAAATGTGTATATGTACCTTATTAAATTTCTGTATGACTTTTGCCACTTATATTGATACTAATAACTTGCTTCAGTGAATATAATAAGTTATTGTGATGTAAATAATGACTTAAGAGGATGCTTTGTTAAAAGTATATAAACAAGAGAAGAGGcaaaataaaaacctttttttcttcaaCCCTAATCACGTGTGTGTAGGTCACATCCAATCTAACAGTATAAGACAagatttaaaaagtaaaacaaagaaaaagaacctccaaaatgaaaccaacagGAAGTatcataaattatttttattacaagttatttgcagaaattggccagcagttaATGTTTCcgaaaccatccagtcatcagtgtccacactgcagccttcagctcctggttcctcaggctgtagatgagggggttcagggctggaggcaccaccgagtacagaactgaaagggccagatccagggatggggaggacatggaggggggcttcaggtgagcaaatATGCCAGTGACAATAAACAAGgacaccacagccaggtgagggaggcaggtggaaaaggctttgtgctgtccctgctcagaggggatcctcagcacagccctgaagatctgcacataggaaaaaacaatgaacacaaaacagccaaatgcTAAACAGGCACTAACAGCAAGAAGCCCAACTTCCTTGAGGTAgaatttggagcaggagagcttgaggatctgtgggatttcacagaagaactggcccagggcattgccatggcacaggggcagggaaaatgtattggctgtgtgcagcagtgaatagagaaagccacaggcccaggcagctgctgccatgtgggcacaagctctgctgcccaggagggtcccgtagtgcaggggtttgcagatggacacgtagcggtcatagcacataatggtcaagaggaaaaattctgtggttgcacagaaaactaaaaaaaagacctgagcagcacatccagtgtaggaaaTGTCCCTGgcgtcccagagggaattgtgcatggctttggggacagtggtgcagatggagcccaggtcgctgagggccaggttgagcaggaagaagaacatgggcgtgtgcaggtggtggccgcaggctacggcgctgatgatgaggccgttgcccaggagggcagccagggagatgcccagcaagaggcagaagtgcaggagctgcagctgccgcgtgtctgccaatgccagcaggaggaagtgcctgatggagctgctgttggacatttgctgtgccttggcagggggatctgtaaaaaagaaatcatggaatagttgTGTTTGGAGAGGATTTTAAATATCCCAACACAGTTTGAGGGCACTTTCCCCCCActtcctgcccagggctctgctgcctggagctgtccctgccaggagctgcttccctgtgctcagggcttggccctgccagtgctgccagagcccagcccagccctgggggctcagctctgccctgcagactcctcccagctcaggcattgcccaggggcagctcaaGATCTGCATGTTCTGATGGCAACCTCATAGCAACCCTGAAGAGGTTGGAAAAGTGACACTGAtgctgcctgggaggggccctgtgttgatttctgtcactgcctgacTTGTTTAGATCagagataattttatttttttttaatttgcctcAAGCTGAACTAAAATGAATATCTATGGTCAATTTCCCATTCAGGTAACCCAAAACAATAGATTAAAAATGCAGGActtcccctttccttctgcCCCTGCCTTACTATGCTCCCTGTATAatctacttggaaatgttctcCAGGTAAATGCCGGGATGGGAGCAGTCCTGGACAATGCAGAATCCTcaccacacaaggagaacacttccaagcctgaccagctgtctcctcccacccagatcttgtcctccagtgctgggagcagctgccagggctggctgagagctgtccctggcaggcagcagagtccctgccccagcacagtgccctgggctgcaggaccctgctctgcacgacagccctgggcacccctggctgctctgcacaagacacaatcagagaatgtactcacagggtctgcaggcattgggatgttccagctttaggagatggctccaggagctgcagctgcattgtcctgcagccagaggttcctgtgccaagggctggcagtgattctgccccaggcacttctcagcac
Proteins encoded:
- the LOC141727823 gene encoding olfactory receptor 14A16-like, yielding MSNSSSIRHFLLLALADTRQLQLLHFCLLLGISLAALLGNGLIISAVACGHHLHTPMFFFLLNLALSDLGSICTTVPKAMHNSLWDARDISYTGCAAQVFFLVFCATTEFFLLTIMCYDRYVSICKPLHYGTLLGSRACAHMAAAAWACGFLYSLLHTANTFSLPLCHGNALGQFFCEIPQILKLSCSKFYLKEVGLLAVSACLAFGCFVFIVFSYVQIFRAVLRIPSEQGQHKAFSTCLPHLAVVSLFIVTGIFAHLKPPSMSSPSLDLALSVLYSVVPPALNPLIYSLRNQELKAAVWTLMTGWFRKH